A genomic stretch from Pseudomonas alkylphenolica includes:
- a CDS encoding ABC transporter ATP-binding protein yields MLVVEQLHKSFTTAQGTLPVLQGVDLRLARGSSLALMGESGSGKSTLLHLLAGLDRADSGRILIDAEPLDARSESGLARWRREGIGLVFQQYNLISSLDVAANLAFQARLAGRFDQQWLDYLCERLGLTAVLQRYPEQLSGGQQQRVAIGRALAGRPALLLADEPTGSLDEASSDQVLSLLLQLVSEAGSSVLMVTHSQRLAARLQQRCFLHAGRVQVETA; encoded by the coding sequence ATGCTGGTCGTCGAACAGTTACACAAGTCGTTCACCACCGCCCAGGGCACGCTGCCGGTGCTGCAGGGCGTCGACTTGCGTCTGGCGCGGGGCAGCAGCCTGGCGTTGATGGGCGAGTCGGGCAGCGGTAAAAGTACTTTGCTGCACCTGCTCGCAGGACTCGACCGCGCTGACAGCGGGCGCATCCTGATCGACGCCGAACCCCTCGACGCGCGTTCGGAGTCTGGCCTGGCGCGCTGGCGCCGGGAAGGCATCGGTCTGGTGTTCCAGCAGTACAACCTGATCAGCAGCCTGGATGTGGCAGCCAACCTGGCGTTTCAGGCCAGGCTGGCCGGGCGCTTCGATCAGCAATGGCTGGACTATCTCTGCGAGCGCCTGGGGCTGACGGCGGTGTTGCAGCGCTACCCGGAGCAACTGTCCGGCGGCCAGCAGCAGCGCGTCGCCATTGGCCGGGCGCTGGCGGGGCGACCTGCGTTGCTGCTGGCCGATGAGCCCACCGGCAGCCTCGACGAGGCCAGTAGCGATCAAGTGCTGAGTCTGCTGCTGCAACTGGTCTCCGAGGCCGGCAGCAGCGTGTTGATGGTGACCCACAGCCAGCGCCTGGCTGCGCGCCTGCAGCAACGTTGCTTCCTGCATGCCGGCCGGGTGCAGGTCGAGACGGCCTGA
- a CDS encoding ABC transporter permease gives MNALLMTLQALLSHWWRHRLQCFSLFTGLWLATALWTGVQALNSQARNDYARASALLTGPVQAQLVARDAERFEQALYLQLRQLGWSVSPVVEGRVRFAGERPLTVRLIGIEPLSLPAAASVAGTPMQDFDLQAFIGTPGQAWVGPDTLQQLGMQAADQALSSDGQMLPPFVLKPQLAPGVIIVDIGHAQTLLQVPGQLSRLLLANDKVPLPATIAARLKLQQAGDDGGLQRLTESFHLNLTALGLLAFVVGLFIAHAAIGLALEQRRGLIRTLRACGISLNLVLIGLTLELGVFAVLGGLAGVASGYVLAALLLPDFAASLRGLYGAQVAGQLSLPAWWWLAGVLVSVCGALIAGLSSVLRAARLPLLVLAQPQAWRLAQGPWLRRQAIAAGLLLLVALGCWHYGASLPSAFILLAALLLAAALLLPMLLDGALAWLARFCRRPLAQWFIADSRQQLPALSLALMALLLALAASVGVGSMTEGFRKTFTGWLDQRLAADLYVTPRDNAQAAQISEWLGEQPGISAVLPSWRLEQRLQEWPVQVQGIIDHPGYRTRWPLLEHSAQAWEQLASGRAVMLSEQLARRLRVQLGDSLQLPVEPAQAMTVVGIYADYGNPKGHLLVNADWLRRHRPEASLSNISLNLVAERVPALKAELQQRFVLDDSRVVEQATLKRWSTEVFSRTFAATSALNSLTLGVAGIALFISLLSLSQSRLGQLAPLWALGVQRGQLVWLSLGQTLMLSCFTVLLAIPLGLLLAWCLVAVVNVQAFGWRLPLHVFPGQLLQLAMLGLLTSLLASAWPLWQLARRQPGELLRQFADEA, from the coding sequence ATGAACGCCTTGCTGATGACCTTGCAGGCGCTGCTGAGCCATTGGTGGCGCCATCGTTTGCAGTGCTTCAGCCTGTTTACCGGATTGTGGCTGGCCACCGCACTGTGGACCGGCGTCCAGGCCTTGAACAGCCAGGCACGCAATGACTACGCCCGTGCCAGTGCGCTGTTGACGGGCCCTGTGCAAGCACAACTGGTGGCCCGCGATGCAGAGCGATTCGAGCAGGCGCTGTACCTGCAACTGCGCCAGCTGGGCTGGTCGGTATCCCCGGTAGTGGAAGGGCGCGTGCGCTTTGCCGGTGAGCGGCCGCTGACGGTGCGCCTGATCGGCATCGAACCGTTGAGCCTGCCAGCGGCAGCGAGCGTCGCCGGCACCCCAATGCAAGACTTCGACCTGCAGGCGTTCATCGGCACTCCGGGGCAAGCCTGGGTTGGCCCGGACACGTTGCAGCAATTGGGTATGCAAGCGGCGGATCAAGCGCTCAGCAGTGATGGGCAGATGTTGCCACCTTTCGTCCTCAAGCCGCAGTTGGCACCAGGCGTGATCATCGTCGACATCGGCCATGCCCAGACCCTGCTGCAAGTACCGGGGCAGCTATCGCGGTTGCTGCTGGCGAATGACAAGGTGCCATTGCCTGCAACTATTGCTGCCCGCCTCAAGCTGCAACAAGCCGGCGACGATGGCGGCTTGCAACGCCTGACCGAGAGCTTTCACCTCAATCTCACCGCGCTCGGCCTGCTGGCCTTTGTCGTCGGGCTGTTTATCGCTCACGCCGCCATTGGTCTGGCCCTCGAACAGCGTCGTGGCCTGATTCGCACCCTGCGTGCCTGCGGCATCAGCTTGAACTTGGTGTTGATCGGCCTGACGCTGGAGCTGGGTGTATTCGCGGTGCTCGGCGGTTTGGCCGGGGTCGCCAGCGGCTATGTGCTGGCCGCCTTGCTGTTGCCCGATTTCGCTGCCAGCTTGCGCGGTTTATATGGTGCCCAGGTCGCCGGGCAACTGAGTCTGCCGGCCTGGTGGTGGTTGGCCGGAGTGCTGGTGAGTGTGTGCGGCGCGCTGATCGCCGGGTTGAGCAGTGTTTTGCGCGCAGCCCGCCTGCCACTGCTGGTGCTGGCGCAACCTCAGGCCTGGCGGTTGGCCCAGGGCCCGTGGCTGCGACGTCAGGCCATTGCAGCAGGGCTGTTGCTACTGGTGGCGCTCGGCTGTTGGCACTACGGGGCCAGCCTGCCCAGTGCATTCATCTTGCTTGCGGCGCTGTTGTTGGCCGCAGCGCTGCTGTTGCCGATGTTGCTCGATGGCGCGTTAGCCTGGCTGGCACGCTTCTGTCGGCGGCCATTGGCGCAGTGGTTCATCGCCGACAGCCGCCAGCAATTGCCCGCATTGAGTCTGGCGCTGATGGCCTTGCTGCTGGCGCTGGCTGCCAGTGTCGGCGTGGGCAGCATGACCGAGGGCTTTCGCAAGACATTTACCGGCTGGCTCGATCAGCGCCTGGCAGCCGATCTCTATGTCACCCCCCGGGATAACGCGCAGGCTGCGCAGATCAGCGAATGGCTCGGCGAACAGCCGGGAATCAGCGCGGTGCTGCCCAGCTGGCGCCTTGAGCAACGCCTGCAGGAGTGGCCGGTACAAGTCCAGGGCATCATCGATCACCCCGGCTATCGCACACGCTGGCCGTTGCTGGAGCACAGCGCGCAGGCCTGGGAGCAACTGGCGAGCGGTCGCGCCGTCATGCTCAGTGAACAGTTGGCGCGGCGTTTGCGCGTGCAGTTGGGCGACAGTCTTCAACTGCCGGTGGAGCCTGCGCAAGCCATGACCGTGGTCGGCATCTACGCTGACTATGGCAATCCCAAAGGCCATCTGCTGGTCAACGCCGACTGGCTGCGCAGGCATCGGCCTGAGGCGAGCCTGAGCAATATCAGCCTGAACCTGGTTGCCGAGCGTGTCCCGGCGCTCAAGGCCGAGCTGCAACAACGCTTTGTCCTGGACGACAGTCGCGTGGTCGAGCAAGCCACCTTGAAGCGCTGGTCGACTGAGGTCTTCAGTCGCACCTTTGCCGCCACGTCCGCGCTCAACAGCCTGACCCTCGGTGTCGCTGGCATCGCGCTGTTCATCAGTCTGCTGAGCCTGAGTCAGAGCCGCCTCGGCCAACTGGCGCCGCTCTGGGCGCTGGGTGTACAGCGCGGGCAACTGGTGTGGCTGTCGCTCGGTCAAACCCTGATGTTGAGCTGCTTCACCGTGCTGCTGGCGATACCCCTGGGCTTGCTGCTCGCCTGGTGTCTGGTGGCGGTGGTCAACGTCCAGGCGTTTGGCTGGCGCTTGCCGCTGCATGTGTTTCCCGGGCAACTGCTGCAACTGGCCATGCTAGGACTGTTGACCAGTCTGCTGGCCAGCGCCTGGCCGCTATGGCAATTGGCACGGCGTCAGCCGGGCGAGTTATTGAGGCAGTTTGCCGATGAAGCCTGA
- a CDS encoding lipocalin-like domain-containing protein, which produces MKPEAWGLIVLLLLSGCDQPEPADKSFAGLGQEADAFRQVTRNHVLEFPRDHAAHNGFRIEWWYVTANLKDAQGREWGAQWTLFRSALRTGAETADWSSPNLWMGHAALTGPGGHQSSETLARGGIGQAGVASQPFRAWINDWSLQGSDDIGQLQMVARGAGFAYRLNLLSTGPLVLHGAQGYSEKSGKGQASYYYSQPFYQVSGEVEREGQRIAVTGNAWLDREWSSQPLAAGQSGWDWFSLHLDSGAKLMLFRVREATGTPYRAGTWISAQGQTQALQGEQIQLQALAWSKQDNDVQMPTRWRVQVPSQGVDVQVEALEPKAWMHTSFPYWEGPVRISGSVGGRGYLEMTGY; this is translated from the coding sequence ATGAAGCCTGAAGCCTGGGGATTGATTGTCTTGTTGCTGCTGAGCGGTTGCGATCAGCCTGAACCAGCAGACAAAAGTTTTGCCGGCTTGGGTCAGGAGGCGGACGCCTTCAGGCAGGTGACGCGCAACCATGTGCTGGAGTTTCCTCGCGATCACGCTGCGCACAATGGCTTTCGCATCGAGTGGTGGTACGTCACCGCCAATCTCAAGGACGCTCAGGGGCGTGAGTGGGGGGCACAGTGGACCTTGTTCCGCTCGGCCCTGCGCACCGGCGCGGAAACTGCCGACTGGAGCAGCCCCAACCTGTGGATGGGCCATGCGGCGCTGACCGGCCCTGGCGGCCATCAGTCCAGCGAAACCCTGGCGCGCGGCGGCATCGGCCAGGCGGGGGTTGCAAGCCAGCCGTTCCGGGCCTGGATAAATGACTGGTCGCTGCAGGGCAGTGATGACATCGGGCAATTGCAGATGGTCGCCCGCGGCGCAGGCTTTGCTTACCGCTTGAACCTGCTGAGCACGGGGCCGCTGGTGTTGCATGGCGCACAGGGCTACAGCGAAAAATCCGGCAAGGGTCAGGCGTCTTACTACTACAGCCAGCCGTTCTACCAGGTCAGTGGCGAAGTCGAGCGCGAAGGCCAGCGCATCGCGGTCACCGGCAACGCCTGGCTTGATCGGGAATGGAGCAGCCAGCCGCTGGCGGCCGGACAATCGGGGTGGGACTGGTTTTCCCTGCACCTGGACAGCGGCGCGAAACTGATGCTGTTTCGCGTGCGTGAGGCTACGGGCACGCCCTATCGCGCCGGCACCTGGATCAGCGCACAAGGGCAGACCCAGGCGCTGCAAGGCGAACAGATCCAGCTTCAGGCCCTGGCTTGGTCAAAGCAGGATAACGACGTTCAGATGCCCACCCGATGGCGGGTACAGGTGCCGAGTCAGGGGGTCGATGTGCAGGTTGAGGCGCTGGAGCCGAAAGCCTGGATGCACACCAGCTTCCCTTATTGGGAAGGCCCGGTGCGTATCA